The DNA sequence ATGTTCTATTGAAAAATATTCTCATCCTCTAGAAGCTCTGGAGCCTTACTAGATCAATGGGTGAAACTATTTTCCTCCCCAACCGTTGAGCCACCTTGCGGTTCACACTAAAGGCGGCAGCCCGAGCTCTTTGAGGAACGTATTGTGTTTGTCCCGTGCCTTCTGAATGGTTTCTTCCAGCGCGACCAGCTCGTCATTGACAGCCTTTAAGTCAACCTCTGCCTCTGCGCTTGCCGTGCTGATGTAGCGAGAAATATTCAGGTTGTAGCCGTTCCTTTCAATCTCCCCCATATCCACCCGACGAGCATAGCGGGACTCTTCTTTGCGGAATTGGTAGGTTTCGATGATCTTGGCGATGTTCTCATCGGTCAGTTGGTTCTGGCGCTTACCTTTGATGAAGTGTTCAGTCGCGTTAATAAACAACACGTCGTCCGGTTGCTTGCACTTCTTGAGCACGAGAATGCACACCGGGATTCCCGTGGAATAAAACAGGTTGGATGGCAAGCCGATCACGGTGTCGATGTGGCCGTCTTTTAGCAGCTTGGTACGGATGCGCTCCTCGGCACCGCCACGGAACAGCACCCCATGGGGCAAGATTATAGCCATCACGCCCTCTTCTTTCAGAAAGTGAAAGCCGTGCAGCAGAAAGGCAAAGTCAGCAGCCGATTTCGGGGCCAGACCGTGGTTTTTGAAGCGCACGTCGTCGGCCATGGCTTCGGTTGGATCCCAGCGGTAGCTGAAAGGTGGATTGGCGACAATGGCATCGAAAGCGGGTTTTTTTGCGGGGTTTAGCTCACGTAGAATGTCCCAGTCATTGCTCAGGGTGTCGCCGTGGTAAATCTCAAACTCGGTGTCCTTCACCCCGTGCAGTAACATGTTCATACGTGCCAAGTTGTAGGTGGTGATATTCTTTTCCTGGCCATAAATCTTGCCAATACCATGCGGTCCCATGCGCTTGCGCACGTTAAGCAGCAGCGAGCCAGAACCACAGGCGAAATCCAGCACGCTTTCCAGGCGCTTTTTTGGACCGGTTTTTGGGTCTTGGCTGTCAAGGGTGACAATGGCGGAAAGGATGTCGGAAATCTGTTGCGGAGTGTAGAACTCGCCCGCCTTCTTGCCTGAGCCCGCGGCAAACTGGCCAATCAGGTATTCATAGGCGTCGCCCAACGCATCAATATCTGTGGAGAAGTCTGCTAGGCCCTCTGCGATCTTTTGGATGATGGTGCAGAGCTTAGCGTTGCGGTCGACATAGGTTCTGCCCAGTTTGTCGGAACCGAGATTGATCTCTGAGAAGAGCCCCTGAAAGGTGCTCTCAAACGATTCGGTTTCGATGTATTTAAAGCCTGCCTGCAATGTGCTGAGCAGTTCACCGTTCTGGGTGCGGGCCATGTTGGCGATGCTGTTCCAGAGGTGTGCGGGTTCAATGACGTAATGTACCTTACGGCGCATTTGCTTTTCGAAAGCGGGGATATCCGCTTTGTTCTCCTCATACCAGACTTGTAGAGAAGTCGATACCCCCGTCCTTAGCAAAACGTCAGTGGGTAACTCTGGATAATCTTTTCCAAGTTCCTTCTTGGCTGCTATTTCATAGTTATCTGACAGATACCGCAGGAAGAGAAAGGACAGCATGTAGTCGCGAAAGTCGTCCGCATTCATGGCTCCGCGAAGTTGATCGGCGATGGCCCAAAGGGTTTGGCCAAGTTGCTTTCTATTGATATCGTTCATGTGATGGCTTCGGTTGTGGGCGCTAGGATCGGTGCGGTAACGGCTGCGGCTGATGTCGTGCCCGATTGGTCAGGCAGGGCGAATTTGAATGTGCTGATGAAGTCTTTGAGAATGCGGCGGAACAGATCCTTGTTGTCCTCGCCCATTACAGTTGGTTCATTGATGGCATATTTTCCGTGGCTCAGAAGGTTAAGTGCACGGTTGTAGAGCGCTGTGTCTTCCTCATTCGCGAGAGCTTTAAGACAGAAGGAAATGTCTGCGTGGCCAAAGAACGAGGCCGTTTTTTCCATGATGCTGCGCAACGCATTGAAGTGGAATGTGTAGAGCTTGCCTGAGTCGGGGTCGGCAGCCGCCTGTAGCTCGGCGAGTGTCGCGACGTGATGAAAAAACGGCGTGTCCTCGGTGGCCCTGAGGGAAAAGACACCTTCACCATTCGGACGGTGCAGGAAGTAGCGCTTGTGAGATACCTTCGGCTCCCCTTCCTTCGCCCTACCGATCTCATTGCACATGACGTTGAAAAAGAGGGCGTGGTGGGAGGAGAAAACCACCTTGATAGGATCGGGACCACCATTCGGGCCCGTCCGGCTTGCGGCACGGCGCAGGAGTTTGGCGAGATCGCAGGCAACAGCAATGGCGTTGTTGTCATCGAGCGAGGAGATAGGATCGTCGATGTAGAGGTATTTTTTCGACTGATAGGAGATGTGTCCATCGAGCATGCGCTCGCAGATGGCCATGAATAGGCACCAAATGAAGATGTTCTGCTCGCCTCGGGAAATCTTGATGTTCTCCGCCTCGCCTTTGCGGAAAGTTACAGTCCATATCCCGTAATCAATGTCGAAGTCAAAATCGGCATAACGGCTGAGGTAGCCCGCTATGGTTTCGTCGAGCGCAAGGTCTTTCAGGCCGTTGAAGAAAGCGGAGCCAGAATTAAGCTGCAGGTGGCGAGCTGTATCACCGGCGAGGTCATTCTCCCAAGTGAACAGGTCTTCCGTGTAGGCATTGAAGTAGAGGGTGTCAGCAATGCCGTTGTTCCTGCGCTTGCCCGCATCCTTGAACTCCATGGAGAGCCGCGTTTTGCCCGTGCGGTTATAGGCGTAAAGAAGGACAAGCGCTGTGGGCTTCGTCGGGTTATTTAAGTCGTCGCGCAGCCGTGTCACCAGCGTACGTAAACTTTGGTAAGTGCGAATACCGCTCATGCCACCACCTCAACTGGGGCTGGGAAAAGCTGCTGCATTAACCCTTTCTTGTGGTTCTTGAGGGCTTCGAGTTTTTGAGTTTGCGCGGTGATGAGGTCATCAAGAGCAGTGAGGCAGTCGGCGATACGTTGTTGCTCGGGGAGCAACGGGAGGCGGAAAAGCAGATCTATAAAAAATTGGAGTCCGATAGTTTTTATTGTGCTTCCCGTGGCTGCCCTTTCGAAGATGGGTTTGGAGTTTTGTAAAAAGTGATACAAAAACCAATTTGAAAGCAGACTAGATTTGCACGTCCATGCGATGAAATGCTGGCTCACCGCCATTGGGATACCCATGACCGCGCTCTTTCCGACTCCTGCATCACGGCTGATCAGAACCGTGCCCTCTGGATGAAGAACAGCAGAAGAGTTCTGTATGCCTTTCTCGGATATTTCTATCGCGGTGTTTGAGATTAACCCACAATCCAAACGCTTCGAATCGGCCAGTGATACCCACTTAATGCCACCGTTGTAATACTCGGGATAGCTTTTGCTTGGGGTATGGCCGGAACCTCTCTTGGCAAGGTCTTCCAGTCTCTTCTCCACCCATTCCCCTACGTTTTGGAATTCGGGGAAGCGGAGGCGAGGTTGGGTTTCGCCTTCGCGAGGGAAAAGCTGCTGCATCAGCCCTTTTTTATGGGTTTTGAGTGCGCTCACTTTGCGCCCTTGAGCTGCTATCAATTCGTCCAGTGAATTTAGGCAATCAGCAATTTTTTGTTGTTCATCTGGTGATGACGTAGGCAAAGGCATCGCCATAAAGTCTTCGCTTGATATGGCCATCCTATCGTGGCGTGCACCAGTGCTAGATGCCTGCCGCATGTAGGTATGCCAGCCGGCAGTTTTGAAAAAATGTTCGTAAAAATCGTTCCTATCGTCTTTGAATTTAAAAACCGTATACAGTGGCGACATTACTCCTGTGCCAATTTTATTCTTTGATATGGGACCTACGGGCGCTGTTGACGAAATGCGTGGATTGTAGACGTAGCTGCCCAGCGCAACAACAAGGTAACCCTCAAGCTTTCCTTGCGTAGCGATGTCCTTATCAAAAAAATCTCGCTGATCTACTACACCAAACTCAGCAGAGTTGGTCAGCACACGAACAATTTTTTCGTCTCGATTTTTCTGTTTAGCACGAAACGCCAAACGATTTAGAGGGATAGACTTCCACCTCCCCGCCTCCCGAAACTCTGGAAAGCGCAGTTTCGGCACCAGGTCGGATTCTCCGTCTTCCTTCGCGCCGGTTGTTTTTGTCTTACTGCTCATACGCGCTAAGTCCTGAGATATCGCGGCCTTGGGCGCGCTTGATAAGTAGCTCGTGAAGTTCTTTCATCAGAGCGAGTTCGGCCAGAGCACGTGCTTTCCAACCGAGGTCGAGCGGGGCCATAAGGTCACTGAGCTGTTCGCCATCGAAGATCATGCGCTGGAGAATGCCATCCACAAAGCTTTGTAAAACAGCTGGATCTAGATGATGTTTGCTTGCAATGTG is a window from the Pseudomonas brassicacearum genome containing:
- a CDS encoding type I restriction-modification system subunit M, with product MNDINRKQLGQTLWAIADQLRGAMNADDFRDYMLSFLFLRYLSDNYEIAAKKELGKDYPELPTDVLLRTGVSTSLQVWYEENKADIPAFEKQMRRKVHYVIEPAHLWNSIANMARTQNGELLSTLQAGFKYIETESFESTFQGLFSEINLGSDKLGRTYVDRNAKLCTIIQKIAEGLADFSTDIDALGDAYEYLIGQFAAGSGKKAGEFYTPQQISDILSAIVTLDSQDPKTGPKKRLESVLDFACGSGSLLLNVRKRMGPHGIGKIYGQEKNITTYNLARMNMLLHGVKDTEFEIYHGDTLSNDWDILRELNPAKKPAFDAIVANPPFSYRWDPTEAMADDVRFKNHGLAPKSAADFAFLLHGFHFLKEEGVMAIILPHGVLFRGGAEERIRTKLLKDGHIDTVIGLPSNLFYSTGIPVCILVLKKCKQPDDVLFINATEHFIKGKRQNQLTDENIAKIIETYQFRKEESRYARRVDMGEIERNGYNLNISRYISTASAEAEVDLKAVNDELVALEETIQKARDKHNTFLKELGLPPLV
- a CDS encoding AAA family ATPase, yielding MSGIRTYQSLRTLVTRLRDDLNNPTKPTALVLLYAYNRTGKTRLSMEFKDAGKRRNNGIADTLYFNAYTEDLFTWENDLAGDTARHLQLNSGSAFFNGLKDLALDETIAGYLSRYADFDFDIDYGIWTVTFRKGEAENIKISRGEQNIFIWCLFMAICERMLDGHISYQSKKYLYIDDPISSLDDNNAIAVACDLAKLLRRAASRTGPNGGPDPIKVVFSSHHALFFNVMCNEIGRAKEGEPKVSHKRYFLHRPNGEGVFSLRATEDTPFFHHVATLAELQAAADPDSGKLYTFHFNALRSIMEKTASFFGHADISFCLKALANEEDTALYNRALNLLSHGKYAINEPTVMGEDNKDLFRRILKDFISTFKFALPDQSGTTSAAAVTAPILAPTTEAIT
- a CDS encoding restriction endonuclease subunit S, with the protein product MSSKTKTTGAKEDGESDLVPKLRFPEFREAGRWKSIPLNRLAFRAKQKNRDEKIVRVLTNSAEFGVVDQRDFFDKDIATQGKLEGYLVVALGSYVYNPRISSTAPVGPISKNKIGTGVMSPLYTVFKFKDDRNDFYEHFFKTAGWHTYMRQASSTGARHDRMAISSEDFMAMPLPTSSPDEQQKIADCLNSLDELIAAQGRKVSALKTHKKGLMQQLFPREGETQPRLRFPEFQNVGEWVEKRLEDLAKRGSGHTPSKSYPEYYNGGIKWVSLADSKRLDCGLISNTAIEISEKGIQNSSAVLHPEGTVLISRDAGVGKSAVMGIPMAVSQHFIAWTCKSSLLSNWFLYHFLQNSKPIFERAATGSTIKTIGLQFFIDLLFRLPLLPEQQRIADCLTALDDLITAQTQKLEALKNHKKGLMQQLFPAPVEVVA